TATTGGGCCTTCACAAATGCCTTCTGGGTAAACACTGtggtctgtttatgtcttttccTGAAAAGTAAGCTTCTCCTGAAAACTAAAAACCTTAGTAcattctcctttgccttccattattaaaaaaaaaaagaaaaaagaaaatcagactgCATACCATTTTCTGCCTTTGGTCTGCTTACAAGAAAGCTGCTGTAGTAGTAGATACATTCCATGTATAATGTTTGAGCatgaacaaaaattatttgtgacAATTACTTAGCTAAGCAAATAACACTTACGGTGAAATTGTGCAGCCTGAGGCATACGCATGATGTCCTGTGTAGCGAATGTCACAGCGCACAACATTGTTGGTATAGTCAGATTCAGGAACCAGGTAGCTGGGGTTTACACTGACCTGGACAATACAAACAGCATTTGTGTTAGAGttcctcagtatttttttttccatagggcTACAATAAGGAAATTGTTAATGAGGGACTTAGTTAAATCAAGCAGGGAAGGGATTTTTAACTTAAGTGGTTAAACTCTGGAGATACTATGGAAGGAGACTGCGTATTTCCCCCTGAAGTTCTTTAAAATAAGAcagattagattagattagattgTTTAGAAATAGTTTGAGGATGTATAATTGCTTCCAATACCATGATTATTTAACATTTGAATCCAGAAAGGAAAGCCTATTGATCTGCAATATAAATACATGATATATTTTCAAAGGTCTTCACCTTTAGGATATAGTTTCCAGGTTTTACATCTGTAATATCAATCCACTGGCAGTCTATGTCTGCACCGTAAGTATCGTAACAGCCAGGACTCAATCCCTAAAATAAACAACATACAAAATTTTACATGATGGTATATGGTCGGGCTATGCTAAATAATATGCtattatttgcaaattaaattTTGAGTTAGTACTTACAAGAGTCTGACATAAAACTATACTTATATTTCATCTCCCTTGAGAAGTATTTATTACTCAGCCTTATAGCACCTCCAGCTAAAAAAGATATAGGACTAATATAAGTAGTAGTACATCTCACTTCTTAAAAGTGTCATATATCACCAGAGATAAATGCAATCTGAAGGAACAAAATAGTTCTCTACCAAAATTCTAGAATTTTAACAGTTCAAGAATAAAGGGCACATAATAATTAACTTAGCTCAAATGTCCTCTTCTCAGTGAAATCCTCCTCAATTTCCCCTTTTGGAAATTACCTTCTTGTACTTTGAACAGCCATGATACTTTTTATTGTGGGTAGCTTTTATAGTATTTATCCCTTTTTGCTCTGCATTATAATCATGCTATGTAAGAATATAGCTAACCAGAGGTTGCAAGTTCCCTAAGGGTGGAGTCTATGTTGCATCTTtgaataactaacatttattaaatagtatgTGGCAGGAACaattgtaaacattttaagatatatatgtgtgtgtgtgtgtgtgtatatatatccacacacacatacacatgaaaaTTCAATTTTCACAACTACATGAGGTGCTATTACTATCtccatttatagatgagaaaactgaggcacattaAGATCAAATAACTTACCGAAGGGTATCCAGCTAGTAAGTGGCTAAGCTGGTTTTGAGTTTAGATAATCAAGGTCCAGAGTCCCTGTTCTTAACTACCACACTATACTGTTTCTCATACAGTCACTGAAACATGACATATTTTGTTGAAGGGGTAAATGCATGACTGAACTGATGAATGCCACATCACTCCACTTGCTAAAACATTCACATCAATAAGTAAATGAGTGCCTTTTATAGGCTGGGAggagaaaaatacaacaaatacaaTCCTTGCTTTTAAGAATGTTATAGTCTGGAGAAGTTTCCTCAGATTGGAGTCTGTAGGTATATTCTTGATTCCATTAGTTCTTCACAAAatgttttaacttgtattttcattctaacaataatttaaatttaaaagtacgTGCTAGATTCACTTTAACTCAATACTGTCACTCAATTCTAGCAACCAATATTGCTTTGCTGTTTAAGATCACTTTGGTCAGCCAAGAGAGAGTAAAATCACCTTGGCATGCTCTGCCAGTGCTGGTTTAGCTATAGCTTGTTTTGGGAAGAGCAGGGGAGAATTGTGCTGTCATACAGCACACAATAGCACAGACAGGTCAAACTCAGAAGGGTCAGTGTTGCAGCAGTGAGACTCATATTCTATTGTTATCGTCTAGATTCCTACCTTGATCCATACATCACTTAACAGTATGTTGAGTAGTCAATACAAAATGAAGGATTTTTGGTCTGATTCCAGCATACAATTCTGATTCTAGCATATAATACATACtcaataagtgttagctattactTCTACTACTACCACAATGTTCATGACATTGCAAAGGATTCGTTGGATTAGATATTCATTTAAGATGGGTTTAAACAATGCTTCAATGCTTATCTTGCCTTCAAATAGACAAAAGAcctttaaaaatgccaaaattggCACTCTAGAATTCATCAGCTGACAGAATTTAAGTATAAGCTTTGCTTATTTGTACAGGCAAACAAAAACTAGAGTTACTAAGGCAAACAGGCATTTCATGTAGGcaaagtcaaaatataaaaacagattaAATGTAGAATGTTAGCTGAGACTCTCTAAATCAGCAATTTGAGTTTTAGCAATACATGCTATTTGTTACATTAAATTAATAAGTGAATGCAGCTGTTttagttttgtatatatttaatatgtaaatttttatcACAGAATGCAGGAGTTATTAATATATACAAGTATAAATCTAAAGAAGTTATACCTAGTTTTATGCTTGAATACATTTAAGCAGCATTCAGTAAAACTAATCTAAGTCATCACTGGGTGATTGagagattattttttcctttaaatgaagCCATGTGAAAGAGAAATTggtctaatgaaaaaaaaatcaaatatataaatcaCTCAATGCAAGATTTGGTGAATAACGGTTAAAAAGAACATATATGGAAGATGATTAACAAGAAAGCTACCATATAAAATGAAATGGGGTTACCCCAAAGAAGTGGGGGACGAGAAGTGCTATAATGTCTACAATTCCACCTTCAAATATTTCAGAGTGAGCTGTCCAGAGTGCCTCTTTGTATAAATGGGGCGAATAAACTCTAGGTCCCTTGCACAGGACTTGCAGATCACTGAAAAGGGaatctctatacacacacatgaataatGCGTGGGTAAgttacatttcttctttcttaaataaatacTGTCCCGAGGCATGTAGAAGTTAACCTTTCCCCCACCAATTGCTATGATGTTCTAAGCTCAGAGAAAAAAGCAATGGTAACATTTAGGTCACCAAACAGCTTCCTGCCACAGCCCTGGAATTTGCTTCCCAAGATGCCAACTGCTGATCCCTTTGTACCCTGAGTTATGTACATTCACTACCCTTTGCCAAGATCTGGGCGGGAGTCAAATTATAATGTCCTTTTACAAATTAGGGTTTCATATGGAAATACTGACATAGCTTTTAACTGACACGCATTTTCCTATGATAAAACACACAAACTGCTTAGTTCAGCACTACTTTAGAAAAATCCATCCCAACAACATCTGACATCAATTATACTGTAGATTTAAATATATACGTGTGGAGAAAGAAATGGTGTCCTTCTGCTCTAATTTGCATTATTAAAAGAGACAACTTTTTAAAGTGCTTTCAAAGAagtgtatttctccttcatttgctAACCCCAATCACTATTCTATTTCCAGcataaaacagaaggaaggaatggtttcaaaggtgaaaaaaacagagatatctttttttttttttacagttatttACTAAGCCAGTtaaggaatacagaatgggtgCATATGTTGTTGACTATTCAGACTTTTTCAGAGAGtaattttctgttcttcattGTGGAACATAACAAGGACCCACACTGACCTGTGATCATGAATAGGGGCTATATGCATAAtgggaaatatttcaaaagtaatttGGATCATCAAGCCgtcattttccttttcccaatTATTTTCCATCTTGACAACGTGGACCTCAAATTGAATGCTTTACAAAAGAGAggtgagaggaaagaaaatactaGACTCATGGGGTATATCATCTTCAGTTTTCTTTGAGAAAGGTCTCTGTATCCTTTTGATAAAAATGTGTGTTCTTTATGAAATGCTATTTAATGCTAACTAATCGTAGATGACCTGTTTCTCTCTGAGGCTTGAGGTTCCAGATTTCAGGGTGCCAACATACCTGTGTGTGTGCAGTACATGCAAATCGCCTGTGGTAGCCATAGTCACAGGATGTGTCTTCAAGACAGAAACTTGCTTTGTGGCCTTCAGCCACTCTCCTCTGGGTGTTGGCATCAAGCAGGTCATAGTGGCTAAACTCATCCATACTGTGGTAATGTCTAACGtcccacaaaacaaaaagatggtgGTCAGTTACATACAGAGAAAGCAATGAAGATATTAAATGACTTCGCCCATGGCTTCACAAATTTGTTTTCACATTAAAATTGAGACCAAATTTATCTTCTAAAAGAGAGATTCATGCTAGGGTTCCCCCCCTACCGCCCCCCAGGACATAAATCTATCAAAATTGCAAGGTTTAACTTTGCTACTAGGACAAAAGATTTAGTTCATTATTTTGCTCTCTTATTGCACCCTGTTTTGTCTTTGAATATTACAGAGAAATGGACAATAAATTATCTGTTCTGAAGTGAAACTTGCCATGTGTTCTCTAGTGTATTCCTCTTGGCTGCCACTGCTGATGTTTCATTCCAAATAGCAGCACATTACTTTTTCAAGGTTtctatgagatttttttaaaaattgagttctCACATATTTAAAATCATTAGTGAAACGCAAAGGAGAAATCATGGCATGTTTTATCcaccattattatttaaatagtatacacttttatttagaaataaagtattCCTATTTTATCAGGAAATTGGGTGACTTATATCTACTTTTGTCATTTCATTAAACAGAAGGTGCTGAGCTGTTCATCTTCCCACATAAGGAAAAACAACGAGGACTGGCTTGGATTTCAGGAAGTAAGTTTAAGGCTACACATCAGGATTTCCTGACAATTAACACCCAGGCAAGTTACTAAGGCAAATGATAGAATTATCTTATGTAAAACTCCTTAAATTTAGGATAGAACAGGCAACCACCTTGGGTTTGATACAGGTCTTTTTGAGCTTAGGGAGTGTATCACCTACATCTTTCTTTGAGAATGGTTTCTGAATCCTTGTGATAAAAAACGTGTGGTCTTTATGAAAGGCTATTTAATGCTAACTAACTGTAGATGATCTTGGCTGTAATGgacttttaaagaaattctatCTGTAATGCATTGGAGTAAATTTTATTGAAGTCAATTGCTGTATCCTATCAACAGCTTTAATAAGCTGGgcttcagattttctatttcaaaagatAACAGGATCATGTAGTAGATGGGTTATGTCAAATTACAtagagaaaaaatcaaaatataaataatagcaaTTTTCTCCTTTTAGGTAAGAAATAAGACTTGCATTTGTGATGTCAAAAATCACCCGAAAATTGAAAAGCAACTCAAAAGTACCCAGGAGGCCCATTTACTTACTGGTGACAACTGTGCCATTCCCAGGAATATCTTGGTCGGCTGGGTAAGAAATCTGATGTCCCTTGGTTTTTCACTCTTTGGGGAAATCTGAGCAGCACCCTGTGATCATAATCTCTGACATCTGCCCTGTATGCCGTACTgtgattttgaaaaaagaaaaattattatattcataGAATATTAACTAAAGACAAAACTACAAATAATACCTCCATTATATAGTAGTGACAATCCTCCTTCCCCAGCTAGACTATCAGTTCCAAGAGGCCAGGGCATTTGGTTTATTTGGTTCATTGCTGAAAAGCTCCTAGAAGAGTCTTGGAGCAGTCAGAGCTCAATGAATATTtggtgaataagtgaatgaataacaACTATGGAAATGCACAGATTTTTACagtaaaaacataataaataagcattaaaaatctaaatgtcaGAAGTAAACTTTATGTCTAGAATCAATTCAAGTTTGATCATATGAACGAGTGAAACTGAAGTGGAAATAATCCAATAAGAAATAATTCACAGATATTACGAACTTCAAATTTAGCAAAACTTTCAAAATAGTTAATAAGTTGCAAACTGAGGAAATAACTCTAGAAGAGCATACCCagatttaaattaataattttgtaaCTTCACTACCCCAAAACAATGGCAGTACTGTAAAAACATCATAGGGAGTTCAATGGTGTGAGTGATGCAAGACTCAGGAATGAAAATGAGCTTGGATGTCTTCACTTCCTTTAACCTGACAATTGTAAAGGGTCAAAGTAGAAGAAATGTACAAATAAACATTACTGTGTTCCTACTAATATATTTAGTGTGGCTATATGTTCAGATGGTATTGATGACCTTATTTTACACTTTACATttttgattaaatttttattaaaacgtATTTTGCTCCCTCTGCTGTTTCCTAGCAGTAAACTCAGAGAACCCCAATCTCAgagttactattttattttagaatagtggAAGAACAAAGCTCTTGCTCATGGTCTTATTCTGGCTGAAGTAATACCGAAACAACCAAGTTCATCGTGGTCtcaaacaaaagaggaaaacttAGTCTTTACCAATGAGGCTACGATGGCAAATTTGCCCCCATTCTTTTAAGGGGGTATTAACACACCCTTCATTACAATCAATGTTTTGAATTACTGTATAGTTGTTTTATGAAAAGTGATTGGAAACAATCGACTCCCAAGTTTAAGTATCTTGGAAAAAGAGCATGAGACTTCAGTCTCCAGGATAAGGGTTTGCTCCACCTCTCTGATTCGTGCTGCAGTTTGAGACAGAACCCACAgaaatcttcaaaatattaacTCTCCGTCCAGGTCAGCATGCCCAGGAGGTCACGTCCCACTTCCCAGCTCTTGTCCCACTTCCTAACACTTGTCTGCGCGGAACAGTAGCAGTCAGAAGCAGGCACCAGAGCGCCCCCTGAAGGAAGACCGGGGAGCGGGGCCTCAGACATCTCAGCCCGTACCTGGCCAGGCAGTTTTCCTCCGCGGCGCATCTCAGGTTGTACATGGACATCTTCTGCACGTACGTGGACGCCTGGATGTAGTAGGGGTCGGCCACCAGGTCTGGGAGACCTAAACGTCAGCAGGCGACGGGCGCAGCAGTGAAACAACCCGGCGCCCCCCGCTCCAACTCCCTACCCCTCTAGGTCCCTTACTCCTCACCCTTCGCCCACCGGGACTGCAGAGTGGAGCAGGGGGCAGCAAGAGAACTGGGGACTCCCGGGGCTGCAAAGCAATGTGAAAAGGAAGCAGGAGGGGCCAGACGCGCGGTTTGCACTAGATTCCAGGGCTGCCACTGCAGGCGCGTTGGGGGAGGGATTGGATCTGCGAGGACCGGGGCCCGCCGCGCCCAGGCAGCCACGTCGAGAAGCCACATAGCTGGGGACCAGGTGCACGGGTGGTTCCAGCGGACTTGGGGGTACTTACCGTACTGGAAGTAGCCAGTGCCGTATCCGGGCCGGTACCTGCCCCCAGGTCTGGGCCTTTCATAAGTATCGTAGTAGTTGTAATAAGGGTTGTCGTCAGAGTATTTGTAGGGGTTGTACGGGTCGTCGCCCACCATGCCGTCCACGCGGCTGGGCAGCTGCAGGTTACTGAGCGCAGGGACATCTCCCGGCGCGGTCTGGTTCTCCACGCGCGGGGCGCCAGCTTCGCGGGCTCCAGATGTCGAGTAGCCAGCTTGGAACCAGTGGCGGGCGGTGGGCCTGGGGCGGCCGGCGGTGACTCCAGATGAGCCGGCCGTCCGCGCCCGCGCCGCGGCGGTGCGGTTGTCGCGGATCAGCAGGATCGGAGTGCGGGGCTGCTGGGCGGAGGCGTTGGCGGCACCGGGGACGGCGGCGCCCGGGTCCCGGCGGCGCTGAGGCTGGTACTGTGAGCCCAGGCTCAGCAAGCTGAACACCTGCCCGTTGTTCTCCCATTGGATCTGCTGGCGCCAGGCTCCCGGAGCCGCCGGCGGCTCGCGCGGGGGCTGCTGTTGGCCGGCGGCGGGCGGGGCGCAGCGCACGAGCGCGCAGAGCTGCAAAGGCCCGAGCAGGAACACTGTCCAGGCGAAGCGCATCACTCCTTTTGCCAGATTGACCCCGCTCGAGGAGGACGTggctcagagaaaataaaaacagggcTCAAATCACGTGAGGGAGGGAGAAATCTTCAACCAAGGAGCCAAGCGGAGCACGGGTATCTCAGTCTCCACCAAGCAATGCCAAGGGTGGGATTCAGACCCTTCCCCAGTCAAGGCGACTGCTCTCGGACGTGGcacccttccctttcccctttctcaGTCCTGGAAGGCAACGGGGAGCGGCGCGGCAGTCCCGGAGAGCGGGCAGTGTCTGGAGTGAAGGAAGGAGGAGTGATTTTAAACTTTCTGGCACGTTTGCAAAGTTACACAAGCCGTTCTGGCCCGGCCGCCCCTCAGCTATTTGTTCACGTAATGCGATTGGAAACGTGCAAGGCGGACAGCTCCTCGCCTCtgc
This sequence is a window from Papio anubis isolate 15944 chromosome 5, Panubis1.0, whole genome shotgun sequence. Protein-coding genes within it:
- the LOX gene encoding protein-lysine 6-oxidase, with the protein product MRFAWTVFLLGPLQLCALVRCAPPAAGQQQPPREPPAAPGAWRQQIQWENNGQVFSLLSLGSQYQPQRRRDPGAAVPGAANASAQQPRTPILLIRDNRTAAARARTAGSSGVTAGRPRPTARHWFQAGYSTSGAREAGAPRVENQTAPGDVPALSNLQLPSRVDGMVGDDPYNPYKYSDDNPYYNYYDTYERPRPGGRYRPGYGTGYFQYGLPDLVADPYYIQASTYVQKMSMYNLRCAAEENCLASTAYRADVRDYDHRVLLRFPQRVKNQGTSDFLPSRPRYSWEWHSCHQHYHSMDEFSHYDLLDANTQRRVAEGHKASFCLEDTSCDYGYHRRFACTAHTQGLSPGCYDTYGADIDCQWIDITDVKPGNYILKVSVNPSYLVPESDYTNNVVRCDIRYTGHHAYASGCTISPY